The genomic window acatgacttctagaataggattaccgtaccactctggtgcggaccgtactctggaagacctacgagtttctgtaataacttgatctgaagtttcatgatcatcatcattaacttcctcagtaattggtgtaggaatcactagaactgatttctgtgatgaactactttccaattcgggagaaggtacaattacctcatcaagttctactttcctcccactcacttctttcgagagaaactccttctctagaaaggatccatttttagcaatgaatatcttgcctttcggatctgtgatagaaggtatacccaacagtttcctttgggtactctatgaagacgcacttctccgatttgggttcgagcttatcaggttgaaactttttcacataagcatcgcagccccaaactttaagaaacgacaactttggtttcttgccaaaccacagttaataaggcatcgtctcaacggattttgatggtgccctatttaaagtgaatgcagctgtctctaatgcataaccccaaaatgatagtggtaaattggtaagagacataatagatcgcaccatatctagtaaagtacgattgcaacgttcgaacacaccattacattgtggtgttctaggtggcatgagttgcgaaactatttcacattgtttcaaatgaagaccaaactcataactcaaatattcgtctccacgatcaaatcgtagaaactttattttctatgatgattttccacttcactctgaaattctttgaacttttcaaatgtttcagacttatgtttcatcaagtagatatacacatatctgctcaaatcatctgtgaaggtcagaaaataacgattcccgccacgagcatcaacactcatcggatcgcatacatcagtatgtattattttcaataagtcaattgctcgctccattgttccggagaacggagttttagtcatcttgcccaaaaggcacggttcgcaagaatcaaatgattcataaccaagtattccaaaagtccatctttatggagtttcttcatgcactttacaccgatatgacccaaaagtcagtgccacaaataagttgcactatcattatcaactttgcatcttttgacatcaatattatgaatttgtgtatcactacgatcgagatccaacaaactattttcattgggtgtatgaccatcgaaggttttattcatgtaaacaaaacaaaaattattctctgactttaaatgaataaccattttgcaataaacatgatcaaatcatattcatgctcaacacaaatgccaaataacattcatttaggtttaacactaatccggaaagtatagggagtgtgcgatgatgatcatatcaatcttggaaccacttccaacacacatcgtcacttcaccctcaactagtctctgtttattctgtaactcctgtttcgagttactaatttttagcaatcgaacaagtatcaaataccaaggggctactataaacactagtaaggtacacatcaataacctatatatcaaatatacccttgttcactttgacatccttcttatccaccaaatatttagggtatttccgcttccagtgaccatttcatttgtagtagaagcactcagtttcaggctttggtccagctttgggcttcctcGCAGGAGTGACAATTTGCTTTTCATTCTACTtgaatttccctttctttccctttgcccttttcttgaaactagtggtcttgtcaatcatcaacacttgatgctctttcttgatttctaccttcgtcaatttcaacatcccgaagagctcgagaatcgtttttgtcatcccttgcatactatagttcatcacgaagctttggcaacttggtgatggtgactagagaactctgtcaatcactatcttatctggaagattaactcccacttgattcaagcgattgtagtacccagacaatctgagcacatgctccctgcttgagctattctcctccatcttttaactatagaacttgttggagacttcatatctctccactcgggtatttgcttgaaatattaacttcaactcctggaacatctcatatggtccatgatgttcaaatcttctttgaagtcccgattctaagccgtttaagcatggtgcactaaactatcaagtagtcatcatattgagctagccaaacgttcataacgtctgcacctgctcctgcaataggtctatcacctagcggtgcatcaaggacataattcttctgtgcagcaatgaggataaaccttagatcatggacccagtccacatcattgctactatcatctttcaacttagtttctctatgaacacatataaaacatagggaagcaacaacgcgagctattgatctacaacattatttgcagaatactatcaggactaagttcatgataaattaaaattcaattaatcatattacttaagaactcccacttagatagacatctctctaatcatctaagtgatcatgtgatccaaatcaactaaaccataatcgatcatcacgtgaaatggagtagttttcaatggtgaacataactatgttgatcatatctactatatgattcacgctcgaccttttggtcttagtgttccgaggccatatcggcatatgctaggctcatcaactttaacccgagtattctgcgtgtgcaaaactggcttgcactcattgtagatgaacatagagcttatcacacccgatcatcacgtggtgtctcggcacaatgaactttgacaatggtgcatactcagggagaacacttttatcttgaaattgagagatcatcttataatactaccatcaacaaagcaaaataagatgcataaaggataaacatcacatgcaatcaatataagtgatatgatatggccatcatcatcttgtgcttgtgatctccatctccgaagcaccgtcatgaccaccatcgtcatcggcacgacaccttgatcttcatcgtagaatcattatcatctcgccaactattgcttctgcgactatcgctaccgcttagtgataaaataaagcaattacagggcgattgcattgcatacaataaagcgacaaccatatgactcctgtcactgccgataactttgttacaaaacatgatcatctcatacaataaaatttattatcatgtcttgaccatatcacatcataacatgccctgcaaaaagaagttagacgtcctctactttgttgttgcacattttacgtggctgttatgggctgagcaagagccgttcttacctacgcatcaaaaccacaacgatatttcgtcaagttagtgatgttttaaccttctcaaggaccgggtgtagccacactcagttcaactaaagttggagaaactgacacccgccagccacctatgtgcaaagcatattggtagaaccagtctcgcgtaagcgtacatgtaatgtcggtccgagccgcttcatccaacaataccgccgaaccaaagtatgacatgctggtaagcagtatgaattgtatcgctgacaactcacttgtgttctactcgtgcatataacatctacgcataaaacctggctctgataccacttttagggaacgtagtaatttcaaaaaaattcctacgcacacgcaagatcatggtgatgcatagcaacgagaggggagagtgttgtccacgtaccctcgtagaccgaaagcggaagcgttagcacaacgtggttgatgtagtcatacgtcttcatgatccgaccgatccaagtaccgaacgtacggcacctccgagttcagcacacgttcaactcgatgacgtcccacgaactccgatccagcagaacttcacgggagagtttcgtcagcacgacggcgtgatgacagtgatgatgttgctaccgatgcagggcttcgcctaagcaccgctatgatatgaccaaggtggaatatggtagagggggcaccgcacacggctgggagagatcaacagatcaacttgtgtgtctagaggtgcccccgtgcccccgtatataaaggagtggaggaggggggatgGCCGGCCCTCCtttggcgcgccctggaggagtcctactcccaccgggagtaggattccccccttccaagtagtaggagtaggagtcaaggaaagggaaaagagaagagaaggaaggagggggcgcaacccctccccctagtccaattcggactaggccttggggggcgcgcaacctcccctctctctttcccctaaagcccaataaggctcatatactccccggcgaattcccgtaactctctggtactccgataaatacacgaatcactcggaacctttccgatgtccgaatatagtcgtccaatatatagatctttacgtatcaaccatttcgagactcctcgtcatgtcccggtctcatccggaactccgaactaccttcggtacatcaaaacacataactcataatataaatcttcactgaacgttaagcatgcggaccctacgggttcgagaactatgtaaacatgaccgagactcgtctccggtcaataaccaatagcggaacctggatgctcgtattggctcccacatattctacgaagatctttatcggtcaaaccgcataacaacatacgttgttccctttgtcatcggtatgttacttacccgagattcgatcgtcggtatcatcatacctagttcaatctcgttaccggcaagtctctttactcgttccgtaatacatcatcccgcaactaactcattagtcacattgcttgcaaggcttatagtgatgtgcattactgagagggcccagagatacctctccgacaatcggagtgacaaatcctaatctcgatctatgccaacccaataaacaccatcgaagacacctgtagagcacctttataatcacccagctacgttgtgatgtttggtagtacacaaagtgttcctccggtattcgggagttgcataatctcatagtcataggaacatgtataagtcatgaagaaagcaatagcaacatactaaacgatcaagtgctaagctaacggaatgggtcaagtcaatcacatcattctcctaatgatgtgatcccattgatcaaatgacaactcatgtctatggctaggaaactcaaccatctttgatcaacgagctagtcaagtagaggcatactagtgacactatgtttgtctatgtattcgcacatgtattatgtttccagttaatacaattctagcatgaataataaacatttatcatgatatgaggaaataaataataactttattattgccactagggcatatttccttcacaagcatCAATCACACCCTAGCATGATTCAGAACAACCACCACCCTTACAGAAATCATGGCTTCCTACAATGAAAATCCATATCGGCTGTACTGATAACACAAAAGATGTCTGAGAAAAATGCCATGAGTATAAAAGAATAAAATCGGATGTTTCATCCAAAAGGGAAGAAGAGTGAGctgaggctggtcgtaatgggagtatcataagtggtatcatgcatgccaactagactttttggatgatgtggcacacaattaaatgaggaaagagagggtgcgGTATTAGGGCACCTCCAACAGGTTATATGTTTGTCTTGTTGGTAAAATGTCCATGTCATCAACAaacaagctatcatacaactactcCAATAGGTTGTATGTAAGCTATCCAATAGATGATgagaaaataaatgtgattgctctctatttcaccttggagcttgtgcaaaggttgttggttattctacatacaactttgctctctctccatatttgctacatgccacatcatcattaTGTCCTAGGTGGCAAATTTATCAACACCTATCTTACAGCTGTTGGAGGTGCCcccatatcatgataccgtatcatattaaatgtagtactattttgtgtcatgcatgacaagtaataaggcaacctaagatactaacttatgatactatgcattacggacgtagtatcatacactagtatcacatgcatgatactagtatatgatactcaccATTACGACCAGCCGATGCAAACATCAATCCTCGAGAAATCCTCCAAGTGGGACTTTTTTCCCCAAGAAGATAACGATTTCATAGATAGTTCGTTCTTACAGAAAAGCCCAGAAAACAATAGATAATACAAAGGACTCCTTCTGAGCTCCAACATCGCCGGCATCCCGAACAAGAGGAAGACGCGCCGCCGCCTGTGCTCGTGCATGCGCCTTGGATCGACGAAGGCATCCCCATGGCAACTGGGAAGTCCTCACTCACCGCCTCCAGACAGGTAACGCCCAGGAACAACGGCTCCGCCGTGAACCACCATGTCGTCATCTTCGAGATCTTCACATCCCAGATCTGCCGCCCCGCGGGATCTGACTTGGGAAGGAAGCACAACACGAATCCGTCGATTCGCGAGTGCTGGGGAAGCAGGCGCGCCACCACGGACACAGAGCTCCACCGAGCGCCGGAGTCGAAGGGGACGCGCACCTGCAACAAAAACCACACCGGCGACTCCACCACCTCCTCATCGCCGCCGACCGGTAACCCTACAGACCCTACACTAATTGCAGTCGCGAGACGAGGACCCCCCGCCCTCCCGCCGACGGACGAAGGACGAGGGATCCGGCGCACCGGCGGCGTAGAGGTGGATCGGCCAGGAGATGTAAAAAGTCGCCCCTCTTCTTCGGACGTCGGacgggagagggagagagacgtCCAGGCTCGTCTCAATTACTGCCTCCAAGTGGGACTGCTATGGGTAGTTCCAAAAAACAGGCACATGGGCCGTGGAACTATGACACACAGCTGAATCACACAAACATACTCcatccgttcttaaatatttgtctttctacatttcaaatggactatcacatacgaatatatatagacatattttagagtgtatattcactcattttgtttcgtatgtagtgacttgttgaaatatctagaaatacaaatatttaggaacaaaggaagtAGATCACTCATCACCATCACCTAAAGCATAGAAAAACATCACCAACTACTGAATCACGCCTAGGGGAAAATCGTCATGCCACTATGAAAACCAAATTTCCCTATTCGATTTCGCATGTGATTACCGGATTACGCCGACACCACACACAAGACGTGTCCACACCAGCAGGTCTTCCCACAGTCAAATCTGTCAAACAAGTGTCCACTCCGCTGCGCAAAGCAACATTTATTCTTGATATATAAAAAGCAACATTTATTCCTATCCCACCGCCACCTCGAGGAGGAGCACCGCCGCTGCCAACCCAAACATCCGCAAAGAACTATCTCATTAATTGCCCCGCACCCTTCTAATCTTAATTTAATGCAATCTCCTGCTAATGGTGATGACTCGCGCACTCTTCCCTTCTTATACACGCCGCGCCACTCCACTCCAGTACAGCACCGCCCCACCTCCAGTTCACACTCCCCTCACATGCCCATGGCGCCTCCGCCTTTGCTCCCCCTCTCCGCGCTCCTCCTCctgctcgccgccgcctcccatgCCTCTGCCAAGCCCGTCCAGATTCAGGCCCTCCTCGCCACCCCTCTCTCGCCCGACCGTGTCTCCGCCCCGTCGGAACTAGCCCGCGAGgacgacaccaacgtcttcgccggcAACCTTGCCGCTGCAGACGACGCCGCCGCCTCGACAGTTCGTTTCCGCGTTGTCCACCGGGATGACTTCTCAAAGAACGCCACCGCGGCCGAGCTGCTCGCGCACCGGTTGGAGCGGGACGAGAGGAGGGCGGCGCGGCTCTCGGCGGCCGCCGGCGCGGCCAACGGCACGCGTCGCGGCGGCGGAGGGGTCGTGGCGCCGGTGGTGTCCGGGCTGGCCCAGGGGAGCGGGGAGTACTTCACCAAGATCGGGGTGGGgacgcccgccacgccggcgctcATGGTGCTCGACACCGGCAGCGACGTCGTGTGGCTGCAGTGCGCGCCGTGCAGGCGCTGCTACGAGCAGTCTGGCCAGGTGTTCGACCCGCGCCGCTCGCGCTCCTACGGCGCGGTCGGCTGCGCCGCCCCGCTTTGCCGCAGGCTCGACTCCGGCGGCTGTGACCTGCGCCGCAGTGCGTGCCTCTACCAGGTCGCTTACGGCGATGGCTCCGTCACCGCCGGAGACTTCGCCACCGAGACCCTCACCTTCGCCGGCGGTGCCCGCGTGGCGCGCGTCGCTCTGGGGTGCGGCCACGACAACGAGGGTTTGTTCGTCGCGGCGGCGGGCCTCCTCGGGCTCGGCCGAGGCAGCCTATCCTTC from Triticum aestivum cultivar Chinese Spring chromosome 3B, IWGSC CS RefSeq v2.1, whole genome shotgun sequence includes these protein-coding regions:
- the LOC123070055 gene encoding aspartyl protease family protein 2, with the protein product MPMAPPPLLPLSALLLLLAAASHASAKPVQIQALLATPLSPDRVSAPSELAREDDTNVFAGNLAAADDAAASTVRFRVVHRDDFSKNATAAELLAHRLERDERRAARLSAAAGAANGTRRGGGGVVAPVVSGLAQGSGEYFTKIGVGTPATPALMVLDTGSDVVWLQCAPCRRCYEQSGQVFDPRRSRSYGAVGCAAPLCRRLDSGGCDLRRSACLYQVAYGDGSVTAGDFATETLTFAGGARVARVALGCGHDNEGLFVAAAGLLGLGRGSLSFPTQISRRYGRSFSYCLVDRTSSANSASRSSTVTFGSGALGSTVASSFTPMVKNPRMETFYYVQLIGISVGGARVPGVANSDLRLDPSSGRGGVIVDSGTSVTRLARPAYSALRDAFRGAAAGLRLSPGGFSLFDTCYDLSGRKVVKVPTVSMHFAGGAEAALPPENYLIPVDSKGTFCFAFAGTDGGVSIIGNIQQQGFRVVFDGDGQRVAFVPKGC